One genomic segment of Gasterosteus aculeatus chromosome 6, fGasAcu3.hap1.1, whole genome shotgun sequence includes these proteins:
- the rgs7a gene encoding regulator of G-protein signaling 7a isoform X2, whose protein sequence is MIKNLDIEDQVESLHLGTLMAAHGYFFPISDHVLTLKDDGTFYRFQTPYFWPSNCWEPENTDYAVYLCKRTMQNKARLELADYEAESLARLQRAFARKWEFIFMQAEAQAKVDKKRDKIERKILDSQERAFWDVHRPVPGCVNTTEVDIKKSSRMKNPHKTRKSVYGLQNDIRTHSPTHTPAPEAKQPSEEELQEQITYWQLQLDRHRLKMSKVAESLLAYTEQYIEYDPFLTPSDPSNPWISDDATLWELEASKEPGQQRVKRWAFGIDEVLKDPVGREQFLKFLESEFSSENLRFWLAVQELKKRPIREVPTRVQEIWQEFLAPGAPSAINVDSKSYGKTTQNVKDPGRYAFEDAQEHIYKLMKSDSYSRFIRSSAYQELLQAKKKKSKNLF, encoded by the exons ATGATCAAGAATCTGGACATTGAAGATCAAG TGGAATCTCTTCACCTAGGAACTCTGATGGCTGCACATGGTTACTTCTTCCCCATCTCAGATCATGTCCTCACTCTCAAAGATGATGGCACTTTCTATAGGTTTCAG aCGCCATACTTTTGGCCATCAAACTGCTGGGAGCCAGAAAACACAGACTATG CTGTTTACCTCTGCAAAAgaacaatgcaaaacaaagccCGTCTGGAGCTGGCAGACTATGAAGCG GAGAGCTTAGCAAGGCTACAGAGAGCTTTCGCCAGGAAATGGGAGTTCATTTTTATGCAAGCAGAAGCACAAGCGAA AGTGGAtaagaaaagagacaaaattGAGAGGAAAATTCTGGACAGTCAGGAAAGAGCCTTTTGGGACGTGCACAGACCAGTG CCTGGATGTGTGAACACGACGGAAGTTGACATAAAGAAGTCATCCAGAATGAAAAACCCCCACAAAACCAGAAAG TCGGTGTATGGGCTGCAGAATGATATTCGTACCCACAGCCCGACCCACACGCCGGCCCCGGAGGCCAAGCAGCCCAGTGAAGAAGAACTGCAAGAACAG ATCACCTACTGGCAATTGCAATTAGACAGACATCGACTGAAAATGTCCAAAGTGGCAGAGAG TTTGCTGGCCTACACAGAGCAGTACATCGAATACGACCCTTTCCTCACGCCTTCGGATCCATCAAACCCCTGGATCTCAGACGACGCCACACTCTGGGAGCTTGAAGCCAG TAAGGAGCCGGGCCAGCAGAGGGTGAAGAGGTGGGCTTTTGGCATCGACGAGGTTCTGAAAGATCCGGTGGGAAGAGAGCAGTTCCTCAAGTTCCTGGAGTCTGAGTTCAGCTCAGAGAACCTCAG GTTCTGGCTGGCGGTGCAAGAACTAAAGAAGCGGCCCATCAGAGAAGTTCCAACCCGGGTTCAGGAGATCTGGCAGGAGTTTCTGGCGCCCGGAGCGCCGAGCGCCATCAACGTGGACTCCAAGAGCTACGGCAAAACCACCCAGAACGTCAAAGACCCCGGACGCTACGCCTTCGAGGATGCACAG GAACACATCTACAAGTTGATGAAGAGTGATTCCTACAGCCGGTTCATCCGCTCCAGTGCCTACCAGGAGTTATTACAGGCCAAGAAGAAG AAAAGCAAGAACTTGTTCTGA
- the rgs7a gene encoding regulator of G-protein signaling 7a isoform X1, which produces MAQTNSGGQGTNGVADESPNMIVYRKMEEVIARMQDEKNGIPIRTVKSFLTKIPSVFSGSEIVQWMIKNLDIEDQVESLHLGTLMAAHGYFFPISDHVLTLKDDGTFYRFQTPYFWPSNCWEPENTDYAVYLCKRTMQNKARLELADYEAESLARLQRAFARKWEFIFMQAEAQAKVDKKRDKIERKILDSQERAFWDVHRPVPGCVNTTEVDIKKSSRMKNPHKTRKSVYGLQNDIRTHSPTHTPAPEAKQPSEEELQEQITYWQLQLDRHRLKMSKVAESLLAYTEQYIEYDPFLTPSDPSNPWISDDATLWELEASKEPGQQRVKRWAFGIDEVLKDPVGREQFLKFLESEFSSENLRFWLAVQELKKRPIREVPTRVQEIWQEFLAPGAPSAINVDSKSYGKTTQNVKDPGRYAFEDAQEHIYKLMKSDSYSRFIRSSAYQELLQAKKKKSKNLF; this is translated from the exons ATGGAGGAGGTAATAGCACGCATGCAGGATGAGAAAAACGGCATCCCCATCCGAACAGTGAAAAGTTTTCTAACCAAGATCCCGAGTGTTTTTTCAG gtTCTGAAATTGTACAGTGGATGATCAAGAATCTGGACATTGAAGATCAAG TGGAATCTCTTCACCTAGGAACTCTGATGGCTGCACATGGTTACTTCTTCCCCATCTCAGATCATGTCCTCACTCTCAAAGATGATGGCACTTTCTATAGGTTTCAG aCGCCATACTTTTGGCCATCAAACTGCTGGGAGCCAGAAAACACAGACTATG CTGTTTACCTCTGCAAAAgaacaatgcaaaacaaagccCGTCTGGAGCTGGCAGACTATGAAGCG GAGAGCTTAGCAAGGCTACAGAGAGCTTTCGCCAGGAAATGGGAGTTCATTTTTATGCAAGCAGAAGCACAAGCGAA AGTGGAtaagaaaagagacaaaattGAGAGGAAAATTCTGGACAGTCAGGAAAGAGCCTTTTGGGACGTGCACAGACCAGTG CCTGGATGTGTGAACACGACGGAAGTTGACATAAAGAAGTCATCCAGAATGAAAAACCCCCACAAAACCAGAAAG TCGGTGTATGGGCTGCAGAATGATATTCGTACCCACAGCCCGACCCACACGCCGGCCCCGGAGGCCAAGCAGCCCAGTGAAGAAGAACTGCAAGAACAG ATCACCTACTGGCAATTGCAATTAGACAGACATCGACTGAAAATGTCCAAAGTGGCAGAGAG TTTGCTGGCCTACACAGAGCAGTACATCGAATACGACCCTTTCCTCACGCCTTCGGATCCATCAAACCCCTGGATCTCAGACGACGCCACACTCTGGGAGCTTGAAGCCAG TAAGGAGCCGGGCCAGCAGAGGGTGAAGAGGTGGGCTTTTGGCATCGACGAGGTTCTGAAAGATCCGGTGGGAAGAGAGCAGTTCCTCAAGTTCCTGGAGTCTGAGTTCAGCTCAGAGAACCTCAG GTTCTGGCTGGCGGTGCAAGAACTAAAGAAGCGGCCCATCAGAGAAGTTCCAACCCGGGTTCAGGAGATCTGGCAGGAGTTTCTGGCGCCCGGAGCGCCGAGCGCCATCAACGTGGACTCCAAGAGCTACGGCAAAACCACCCAGAACGTCAAAGACCCCGGACGCTACGCCTTCGAGGATGCACAG GAACACATCTACAAGTTGATGAAGAGTGATTCCTACAGCCGGTTCATCCGCTCCAGTGCCTACCAGGAGTTATTACAGGCCAAGAAGAAG AAAAGCAAGAACTTGTTCTGA
- the grem2a gene encoding gremlin-2, with protein MLWRITIPVILAGVLCITAENKKHRLQGSIPSPHKTKGNLSSVRHHRLLQQKPAVLSSSREALVVTERRYLRRDWCKTQPLRQTISEEGCRSRTVVNRFCYGQCNSFYIPRHMGPNSGEGQNRGQAVGSGRKSHNKAQEPFQSCSFCRPHRVTQLTVQLDCPDLQPPFRHRKVQRVKQCRCMSVDVSGQGKL; from the coding sequence ATGCTGTGGAGAATAACCATCCCAGTCATACTGGCCGGGGTGCTCTGCATCACCGCAGAGAACAAAAAGCACCGGCTCCAGGGATCCATCCCGTCCCCGCACAAGACCAAAGGGAACCTGTCCTCAGTGCGTCACCACCGGCTACTGCAGCAGAAGCCAGCGGTGCTGTCTTCCAGCCGGGAGGCCTTGGTGGTGACGGAGCGGCGCTACCTTCGCAGGGACTGGTGCAAGACCCAACCCCTGCGTCAGACAATCAGCGAGGAGGGCTGCCGCAGTCGCACCGTGGTCAACCGTTTTTGCTACGGCCAGTGCAACTCCTTCTATATTCCCCGGCACATGGGCCCCAACTCGGGTGAGGGCCAGAACCGAGGTCAAGCCGTGGGCTCCGGAAGGAAGAGCCACAACAAGGCGCAGGAGCCGTTCCAGTCCTGCTCCTTCTGCAGGCCGCACCGCGTCACCCAGCTCACCGTGCAGCTGGACTGCCCGGACCTGCAGCCCCCTTTCAGGCACCGTAAGGTGCAGAGGGTCAAACAGTGCCGCTGCATGTCTGTGGACGTGAGCGGCCAGGGGAAGCTGTGA